In Helianthus annuus cultivar XRQ/B chromosome 3, HanXRQr2.0-SUNRISE, whole genome shotgun sequence, a single window of DNA contains:
- the LOC110870743 gene encoding F-box protein At3g07870, whose amino-acid sequence MEDYVLPESLILDVLSRLPVKTIVRCKCVCKKWRDLVSDTYFVDLHLSRSRPCLMFHQYKNPHPILVFVEVEHEVDYDRLTLGHVKSLDLGLIAFRSLNQIFEVGSINGLICLRHEGYAIYIFNPVVVEEYMILPELTFLDFFSRVSYGFGVSMGGEYKVIRIIGRRIPEEQFMASVEIEVYTLGTDQWRSLGPTPYHIDYRGLLVSGVFVNSHVYWFDYIQIYDFDLDTETFELIPPPAGLGDNHEAKQMLGVLKGSLSLFSGSSLGFNVWVMKESSWHKAIAIRETIDPIFRSQGWKPLCLIDGLNGTSILILCVKEDRENVVGYCLNTNKILDLNIPGNYWMVISTYRPSFIKTPKLWIRES is encoded by the coding sequence ATGGAAGACTACGTGTTACCTGAAAGTCTCATCCTCGACGTTTTATCTCGACTTCCGGTCAAAACAATTGTCCGCTGCAAGTGCGTGTGCAAAAAGTGGCGTGATCTTGTTTCCGACACCTATTTTGTTGATCTTCATCTCTCCAGATCGCGTCCCTGCCTCATGTTTCATCAATACAAAAATCCACACCCGATATTAGTGTTCGTAGAAGTGGAACATGAAGTTGATTACGACCGCTTAACCCTCGGTCATGTCAAAAGCCTTGACCTCGGTCTTATTGCTTTTCGTTCTCTTAATCAGATATTTGAAGTGGGTTCCATCAATGGTTTGATCTGCTTGCGTCACGAAGGTTATGCCATTTACATATTCAATCCTGTGGTGGTTGAAGAATATATGATCCTCCCTGAACTaacttttttggattttttttcgCGTGTAAGTTATGGTTTCGGAGTTTCAATGGGAGGGGAATACAAAGTCATACGGATCATAGGTAGGAGAATACCCGAAGAACAATTTATGGCCTCGGTTGAAATCGAGGTTTACACCCTTGGCACAGATCAATGGAGAAGTTTGGGACCAACCCCTTACCACATTGACTATCGGGGGCTACTGGTTTCAGGTGTATTTGTGAATAGTCATGTGTATTGGTTTGATTATATCCAAATTTACGATTTCGATTTGGATACAGAGACATTTGAGTTAATTCCGCCCCCGGCTGGACTGGGAGATAATCATGAAGCTAAGCAAATGTTGGGAGTACTGAAAGGCAGCTTAAGTCTATTTTCTGGGTCTTCGTTAGGGTTCAACGTTTGGGTGATGAAGGAATCTTCTTGGCATAAAGCGATAGCTATCCGGGAAACTATTGACCCTATATTTAGATCACAAGGGTGGAAACCTTTGTGTCTCATTGATGGTTTAAACGGTACTAGTATTTTGATCTTATGTGTTAAGGAAGATAGAGAAAACGTGGTGGGGTATTGTCTTAACACGAATAAGATTCTAGATTTGAATATTCCAGGCAACTACTGGATGGTAATTAGTACTTATCGTCCTAGTTTTATTAAAACTCCAAAACTTTGGATCAGAGAGAGTTGA